In Akkermansia muciniphila, one DNA window encodes the following:
- a CDS encoding acyltransferase, translated as MSLPLADDEEKGKRFSCGCPEYISPSRNYGIDALRIVAMVMVLILHLLASIDVLSVENHGTSSYNVGWLLETAAYCGVNCYALITGYVCCDGTFRYERVVSLWFQVVFYTWGSLLLALLLFPHALQLNHILNSLFPVLSGQYWYVTAYVGLFFFIPFLNALGNRLTKLQFQYLLVTVFVLFSVIPTLLHRDVFSVEEGYTIWWLGSLYMLGMYIKKHGLLMGMKTRSLWMFYAGCVCFAWGFRMVLNVVSPYLIGQVKGGGMFVHYNSPFIVGTAVALLLIFSRMHFSSRRYVSCVSWLAAASFSVYVLHCNALIGKWFLWDVFEWTASSSTALMVVKVLAAAAAVYAGCALVDSVRRYLFRLINVERGARSVTGFCGKLGHAFRQMYRRINPRP; from the coding sequence ATGAGTTTGCCGCTGGCTGATGATGAAGAGAAAGGAAAGCGTTTTTCCTGTGGTTGTCCGGAATATATTTCCCCGTCCCGGAATTATGGGATAGATGCTTTGCGCATTGTCGCCATGGTGATGGTTTTAATTCTTCATCTTTTGGCCTCCATTGATGTTTTGTCTGTGGAGAATCATGGGACCTCTTCCTATAATGTCGGGTGGCTGCTGGAGACTGCCGCTTATTGCGGGGTGAATTGTTATGCGCTCATTACAGGATATGTGTGCTGCGACGGAACGTTCAGGTATGAACGCGTGGTTTCCTTATGGTTTCAGGTTGTTTTTTATACATGGGGCAGTTTGCTGCTCGCGCTGTTGTTGTTCCCCCACGCGCTTCAATTGAATCATATTCTGAATTCCCTTTTCCCCGTTTTATCCGGTCAATATTGGTATGTGACGGCGTATGTGGGGTTGTTTTTCTTCATTCCGTTTCTTAACGCCCTGGGGAACAGGCTGACCAAATTACAGTTCCAATATCTTCTGGTGACCGTTTTTGTGCTGTTTTCCGTTATTCCCACCCTGCTTCACAGGGATGTGTTTTCGGTGGAAGAAGGGTATACCATCTGGTGGCTGGGCAGCCTTTACATGCTGGGGATGTATATTAAAAAGCATGGTTTGCTGATGGGAATGAAAACGCGTTCTTTATGGATGTTTTATGCCGGATGCGTATGTTTCGCCTGGGGTTTCAGGATGGTTCTTAACGTGGTGTCTCCATACCTGATTGGGCAGGTCAAGGGCGGTGGAATGTTTGTTCACTATAATTCTCCTTTTATTGTAGGAACGGCGGTTGCCCTGCTGCTGATTTTTTCCCGGATGCATTTTTCATCCCGAAGATATGTCTCCTGCGTTTCATGGTTGGCGGCAGCGTCGTTCAGCGTTTATGTGCTGCATTGCAATGCTTTGATAGGAAAGTGGTTTTTATGGGATGTCTTTGAGTGGACTGCGTCTTCTTCCACAGCGCTGATGGTTGTGAAAGTGTTGGCTGCCGCCGCCGCGGTTTACGCTGGATGCGCCCTGGTGGACTCCGTGAGGCGTTATTTGTTCAGGTTGATAAACGTGGAAAGAGGCGCCCGGTCAGTAACGGGCTTTTGCGGAAAGCTGGGGCACGCGTTCCGGCAGATGTACCGCCGGATAAATCCGCGTCCCTGA
- a CDS encoding alpha/beta hydrolase family protein encodes MTIQPAVFFSLLLATLSLPSFSLSPPSEKFRAEDWAVLHSSRSDQRHVSSRGVVQTMLEQLRPACEFSPDMAPKDFPAWRKKLREAMKQLMKFPLQADIPTPVLVKTAQREHYRVEKWEAYPFPGAAVPFLALLPDNASDKNPVPVLFCIPGSDQTKEELAGETSPDLDQPPVQQPGNNAMAFHYVRQGWAAIVVDNAGTGEEGDAERAAGRSSHDYENLARFLLEMDWSWLGYASYADQCVLDWVKTRPWAQKNHIILSGFSLGTEPMMVLGILNPDIFAFVYNDFLCRTLERAKTMTMPNGRGVRSAPNSIRHLIPGFWKQFDFPDIVAALAPRPVICTEGGLDRDFRIISAAYRMAGAPDHFQYHHQPRFADPAQRWNGSHLPAGLDRDAFFRLVNVDPRNHFFKKDLVIPWLKSLLDKSHHNN; translated from the coding sequence ATGACTATTCAGCCCGCCGTTTTCTTCTCTCTTCTGTTGGCAACCCTTTCTCTTCCCTCCTTCTCCCTTTCCCCGCCCAGTGAAAAATTCCGGGCGGAAGACTGGGCGGTGCTTCATTCCTCCCGGAGCGACCAGCGGCATGTTTCCTCACGGGGCGTCGTCCAAACCATGCTGGAGCAACTGCGTCCGGCATGCGAGTTTTCTCCGGATATGGCTCCAAAGGATTTCCCCGCCTGGCGGAAAAAACTCCGGGAAGCCATGAAACAACTGATGAAATTCCCCCTTCAGGCGGATATCCCTACCCCCGTTCTGGTAAAAACCGCGCAAAGAGAACACTACCGGGTGGAAAAATGGGAAGCCTATCCCTTCCCGGGAGCCGCCGTACCGTTCCTGGCGCTCCTGCCGGACAACGCTTCAGACAAAAATCCGGTTCCCGTGCTGTTCTGCATTCCCGGTTCCGACCAGACCAAGGAAGAGCTGGCGGGGGAAACATCGCCGGATCTGGACCAGCCTCCCGTACAGCAGCCGGGCAACAACGCCATGGCGTTCCATTATGTCAGGCAGGGATGGGCGGCCATTGTGGTGGACAACGCCGGAACGGGAGAGGAAGGAGACGCGGAACGCGCCGCAGGCCGTTCTTCTCACGATTATGAAAACCTGGCCCGTTTCCTGCTGGAAATGGACTGGAGCTGGCTGGGCTACGCCTCCTATGCGGACCAATGTGTTCTGGATTGGGTGAAAACACGCCCCTGGGCGCAAAAAAACCATATTATTCTCAGCGGCTTCTCCCTGGGAACGGAACCCATGATGGTTCTGGGCATCCTGAATCCGGATATCTTTGCCTTTGTATATAACGACTTTCTGTGCCGCACGCTGGAACGCGCCAAAACCATGACCATGCCCAACGGCAGGGGCGTGCGCTCCGCGCCCAACTCCATCCGCCACCTCATTCCGGGCTTCTGGAAACAATTCGACTTCCCGGATATTGTGGCGGCTCTCGCCCCGCGCCCCGTCATCTGCACGGAAGGCGGCCTGGACAGAGACTTCCGGATCATCTCCGCAGCTTACCGTATGGCCGGAGCGCCGGATCATTTCCAATACCACCACCAGCCCCGGTTTGCGGACCCTGCCCAACGCTGGAACGGCAGCCACTTGCCCGCAGGACTGGACAGAGACGCTTTTTTCCGCCTCGTCAACGTGGACCCTCGCAACCACTTCTTCAAAAAAGACCTGGTTATTCCCTGGCTTAAATCCCTCCTGGACAAAAGCCATCATAACAACTAG
- a CDS encoding beta-ketoacyl synthase N-terminal-like domain-containing protein produces the protein MMTGGKSPGSPEPRVCGLGLASGFGMGAEAHLAGVREGRRVLKPLSELWGEGNPWDYVLSGWIPDRGLLCSRRNGPASQLALLLARQAVEEAGWGKEELRDAALIVGSSRGNASGWLSPWPGRRAMKILAVPNSLHSELASCVSIELGICGPYHVLASGCAAGLDAVGMAAMLMRQGIVKRALAIGLDLPLCRELLGTYWASGMLSRNGLNDPYGPLADGMCISEGGAAIALELSSEPGIYVKDYLVNSDAYSPLGMPEDGKSIAALLEAALKNWDGEVPLTVCPHASGTAGNSVSERAALKRVFRNGLPDLRMMKPWTGHAIGGSGILELALMLAFAREGVLPPNPSWVTFLEGSACSAEELPLAGGRMLVKSAASMGGHNVVLSLAVDG, from the coding sequence ATGATGACGGGGGGTAAGAGTCCTGGAAGCCCGGAACCGCGGGTATGCGGCCTGGGCCTGGCTTCCGGCTTCGGCATGGGGGCGGAAGCCCATCTTGCCGGGGTAAGGGAAGGACGCAGAGTGTTGAAGCCGTTGAGCGAGTTGTGGGGCGAGGGGAATCCCTGGGACTATGTATTAAGCGGATGGATTCCAGACAGGGGGCTGTTATGCAGCCGCAGGAACGGCCCTGCCTCCCAGCTGGCGCTGCTGTTGGCGCGACAGGCTGTGGAGGAAGCCGGATGGGGAAAGGAGGAATTGAGGGACGCCGCCCTGATTGTAGGCAGTTCCCGCGGGAACGCTTCCGGGTGGCTGAGCCCGTGGCCGGGACGGCGGGCCATGAAAATTTTGGCCGTTCCCAATTCCCTGCATAGCGAGCTTGCTTCCTGCGTCAGCATCGAATTGGGAATTTGCGGGCCTTATCACGTCCTGGCGAGCGGCTGTGCCGCCGGCCTGGATGCCGTAGGCATGGCCGCCATGCTGATGCGGCAGGGAATTGTCAAGAGAGCGTTGGCTATCGGTCTGGATTTGCCCTTGTGCCGGGAGCTGCTGGGAACGTACTGGGCCTCCGGCATGCTTTCCCGCAATGGCTTGAATGATCCCTACGGCCCCCTGGCCGACGGCATGTGCATTTCCGAGGGCGGGGCGGCCATAGCCCTGGAGTTGTCTTCGGAACCCGGTATTTATGTGAAGGATTATCTGGTGAATTCCGATGCCTATAGCCCGCTGGGCATGCCGGAGGACGGAAAGAGCATTGCCGCCCTGCTGGAGGCTGCTTTGAAAAATTGGGATGGAGAGGTCCCTCTGACCGTTTGTCCCCATGCCAGCGGCACGGCAGGGAATAGCGTGTCCGAACGGGCTGCTCTGAAAAGGGTTTTTAGAAACGGACTGCCGGATTTGAGGATGATGAAGCCGTGGACGGGGCATGCCATTGGAGGCAGCGGAATTCTGGAACTGGCTCTGATGCTTGCCTTTGCCAGAGAGGGGGTATTGCCTCCCAATCCTTCCTGGGTCACCTTCCTGGAAGGCAGCGCCTGTTCTGCGGAGGAACTGCCGTTGGCCGGGGGGCGGATGCTGGTCAAATCCGCCGCTTCCATGGGCGGCCATAATGTGGTGCTGAGTCTGGCCGTGGACGGCTGA
- a CDS encoding aminotransferase class I/II-fold pyridoxal phosphate-dependent enzyme yields MKNPEQFLSELQSAGLLRVLRDVECLPGGMARLADGREVVNLASNDYLGLAHHPSLAEAFSRVVRDEGAGAMASRLVTGTRRAHSRLEEALAALKGTEAAVSFSSGYATSLGVITSIADREDTVLMDKLSHASLIDGARLSGARLSTFLHNDMESLRKKLQHLRNANPSGGILIVTESVFSMDGDRAPLREIVRLKDEFGALLLVDEAHGFGVLGEHGAGLAEELGVSSRIDFQMGTLSKAAGVSGGYVACSRAWADVMVNSARSLIYSTAPPPALAAAALAAVEVIRSGEGKELRRRVSVLANVLSAALGMPGRPVSSIFPVVAGENEAALAAADALLEQGFLAPAIRYPTVPRGTARLRITVTAAHHSGWIRRLGQILEELPHGE; encoded by the coding sequence ATGAAGAATCCTGAACAGTTTTTGTCAGAGTTGCAGTCTGCGGGGCTGCTGCGCGTCCTGCGGGATGTGGAATGCCTGCCCGGAGGGATGGCCCGCCTGGCGGATGGGCGCGAAGTGGTCAATCTGGCGAGCAACGATTATCTGGGGCTGGCCCACCATCCGTCTCTGGCGGAGGCTTTTTCCCGTGTGGTGCGGGATGAAGGGGCCGGGGCCATGGCGTCCCGCCTGGTGACGGGGACGCGGCGGGCGCATTCCCGTCTGGAAGAGGCCCTGGCCGCTCTGAAGGGAACTGAGGCGGCGGTCAGCTTTTCTTCCGGTTATGCTACCTCCCTGGGGGTGATTACTTCTATTGCGGACCGGGAGGATACGGTGCTGATGGACAAGCTGTCCCATGCCAGCCTGATTGACGGGGCGCGTTTGTCCGGGGCGCGTTTGTCTACCTTCCTGCATAATGATATGGAGTCATTAAGGAAAAAACTGCAACATTTGCGGAACGCGAATCCTTCCGGAGGGATTCTGATAGTGACTGAATCCGTTTTCAGCATGGATGGAGACCGTGCCCCTCTCCGGGAAATCGTGCGTCTGAAGGATGAATTCGGCGCGTTGCTGCTGGTGGATGAAGCTCACGGATTCGGCGTGCTGGGGGAACACGGGGCCGGACTGGCGGAAGAGCTGGGCGTTTCCTCCCGGATAGATTTTCAAATGGGGACTTTAAGCAAGGCCGCCGGAGTAAGCGGCGGATATGTGGCCTGTTCCCGCGCCTGGGCGGATGTCATGGTTAATTCCGCCCGGTCCCTGATTTATTCCACGGCTCCGCCCCCCGCTCTGGCCGCTGCCGCCCTGGCCGCGGTGGAAGTGATCCGCAGCGGGGAGGGAAAGGAATTGCGCCGCCGTGTTTCCGTGCTGGCGAATGTTTTGTCCGCCGCCCTGGGGATGCCGGGAAGGCCTGTTTCTTCCATTTTCCCTGTTGTCGCGGGAGAGAACGAGGCTGCCCTGGCTGCGGCGGACGCTCTGCTGGAACAGGGATTTCTGGCTCCCGCCATCCGTTATCCCACGGTTCCCCGTGGAACGGCCCGGTTGCGCATTACGGTGACGGCGGCTCATCACTCCGGTTGGATACGTCGGCTGGGGCAAATATTGGAGGAGCTGCCGCACGGAGAATAG
- a CDS encoding DUF2752 domain-containing protein, with protein sequence MMVRKVWLPVWAVLSCLLLAPSLMALAISPDGMNSLAASVAVPHRECPLCGMTRGYAEMARGNIRAAWGWNRGAPVWFMAGLLNGGAAVVYLAWLWRGRAMRRKKDKWLSCGEIRQEREGK encoded by the coding sequence ATGATGGTCAGGAAAGTGTGGCTGCCTGTATGGGCTGTTCTGTCCTGCCTGTTGCTGGCGCCTTCCCTCATGGCGCTGGCAATCAGCCCTGACGGGATGAATTCTCTGGCGGCCTCTGTTGCCGTGCCGCATCGTGAATGCCCGTTGTGCGGCATGACGCGGGGGTATGCGGAAATGGCCCGCGGGAATATCCGCGCCGCATGGGGATGGAACCGCGGCGCTCCGGTCTGGTTTATGGCAGGACTGCTCAATGGAGGGGCTGCCGTGGTTTATTTGGCATGGCTCTGGCGGGGAAGGGCCATGCGCCGGAAAAAGGATAAATGGCTCTCCTGTGGAGAAATCCGGCAGGAAAGGGAGGGGAAATAG
- the aspS gene encoding aspartate--tRNA ligase encodes MNSYRTHTCSELRAANIGKPTTLIGWVDSVRDHGGVIFIDLRDRSGITQVVFHPEVNQDVAKASQQLRSEDMIQISGTVAARLKTDTVDTTNADLPTGEIEVSADTLNVINKADVLPFQLDRALSNEDLRLKYRFLDLRRPAMARNMQIRHRVTKATRDYLDEHGFLEIETPILSKSTPEGARDFLVPSRLAPGKFYALPQAPQQYKQLLMVAGMERYFQIARCFRDEDLRADRQPEFTQVDIEASFITPEDIYNLVEGLLKRVYKESLGVDIPTPFPRMTWKEAMDQYGSDKPERRFGMKLTDVSSIFENSGFKVFASAVSNGGVVKAINAKGFGSASVGQIDALTKTAVEAGAKGLAYIKVREEDWRSPISKFLSDEEKQKLTEALDIETGDLVLFAAGPWEPSCDILGRVRLQCAEFMELLKDNKERDFLWVIEFPLLGWDEEEQRWVAIHHPFTRPVKEDEQKLLSGELSADLRAQAYDVVLNGTELGGGSIRIHERDLQSAMFKALGITEEQAREQFGHILDAFSFGAPPHGGLALGLDRLVMMICNAESIREVIAFPKNNRGADLMSDSPAAAEDRQLRDVHIQVKLPAKK; translated from the coding sequence ATGAACTCATACCGCACTCATACCTGCAGCGAATTGCGCGCTGCGAACATCGGCAAGCCGACCACCCTCATCGGCTGGGTAGATTCCGTCCGGGACCATGGCGGCGTCATATTTATCGACTTGCGCGACCGCTCCGGCATCACGCAGGTAGTCTTTCACCCGGAAGTCAACCAGGATGTGGCGAAAGCCTCCCAGCAGCTCCGCTCCGAAGACATGATCCAGATTTCCGGCACCGTGGCCGCCCGCCTGAAAACGGATACCGTGGACACGACCAACGCGGACCTTCCCACCGGGGAAATCGAGGTCTCCGCAGACACCCTGAACGTCATCAACAAGGCTGACGTGCTCCCCTTCCAGCTGGATCGGGCCCTCTCCAACGAAGACCTGCGCCTCAAATACCGCTTTCTGGACCTGCGCCGCCCGGCCATGGCCCGCAACATGCAGATCCGCCACCGCGTCACCAAGGCCACGCGCGACTATCTGGACGAGCACGGCTTTCTGGAAATTGAAACGCCCATCCTCTCCAAATCCACGCCGGAAGGCGCACGGGACTTCCTGGTCCCCTCCCGCCTGGCGCCCGGCAAATTCTACGCGCTGCCCCAGGCCCCGCAGCAATACAAGCAGCTGCTCATGGTGGCCGGCATGGAACGCTATTTCCAAATTGCCCGCTGCTTCCGTGACGAAGACCTGCGCGCGGACCGCCAGCCGGAATTCACCCAGGTGGACATTGAAGCTTCCTTCATCACGCCGGAAGACATCTACAACCTGGTGGAAGGCCTGCTCAAACGCGTATATAAGGAATCCCTGGGCGTGGACATTCCCACCCCCTTCCCCCGCATGACCTGGAAGGAAGCGATGGATCAGTACGGTTCCGACAAGCCGGAACGCCGCTTCGGCATGAAGCTGACGGACGTCTCATCCATCTTTGAAAACAGCGGCTTCAAGGTATTCGCCTCGGCCGTAAGCAACGGCGGCGTAGTCAAGGCCATCAACGCCAAGGGATTCGGTTCCGCCTCCGTTGGCCAGATTGACGCCCTGACGAAAACAGCCGTGGAAGCCGGCGCCAAAGGCCTGGCCTACATCAAGGTGCGCGAAGAAGACTGGAGAAGCCCCATCTCCAAATTCCTTTCCGACGAAGAAAAGCAAAAACTCACGGAAGCCCTGGACATCGAAACGGGAGATCTCGTTCTCTTTGCCGCCGGCCCGTGGGAACCCTCCTGCGATATCCTGGGCCGCGTGCGCCTGCAATGCGCCGAATTCATGGAACTGCTCAAGGACAACAAGGAACGCGACTTTCTGTGGGTTATTGAATTCCCGCTGTTGGGCTGGGATGAGGAAGAACAGCGATGGGTCGCCATCCACCACCCCTTCACCCGCCCCGTCAAGGAAGACGAACAAAAACTGCTCAGCGGAGAACTCTCCGCAGACCTTCGTGCGCAGGCCTACGACGTGGTGCTCAACGGCACGGAGCTGGGAGGCGGGTCCATCCGCATCCATGAACGCGACTTGCAGTCCGCCATGTTCAAGGCGCTCGGCATCACGGAGGAACAGGCCCGCGAACAATTCGGACACATTCTGGACGCTTTCAGCTTCGGCGCTCCGCCCCACGGCGGCCTTGCGCTGGGACTGGACCGCCTGGTCATGATGATTTGCAACGCGGAATCCATTCGCGAAGTCATCGCATTCCCGAAAAACAACCGCGGAGCGGATCTGATGAGCGATTCCCCCGCCGCCGCGGAAGACCGGCAGCTGCGCGACGTTCACATTCAAGTGAAACTGCCCGCTAAAAAATAG
- the hisS gene encoding histidine--tRNA ligase encodes MPDARFQPLPGFRDFAPADCAVRNYLFNAWKKVAHRYGFLEWEGPTVEATELYLKKSGGELPTQLFRFTDQGDRDITIRPELTASLGRIAAAYQREYTKPLKWFEIGSCFRYEKPQKGRLREFYQFNADILGEASAWADSELIALAIDCMRELGFTQNDFIVRVSDREAWIRFASEHGVKEQDIPAFLGIVDKFERDRPEECQRKLDAFHISRDDLVAFIENPPDGASERYDILMKDLTARGLDGYVRLDLSVVRGLAYYTGLVFEIFDTQRSLRAVAGGGRYDTLVGALSNNAVDMSATGFAMGDAVITHLIEQTPHAKALKDAALASAGCDIFMVQASESRRAEVLAIASALRDQGYSVDLPLTLTKVNGQLQKAVKSGARAALIVGDEFPGMELRDLGARTSSSVAMDDLFDAVASLTGSN; translated from the coding sequence ATGCCAGACGCTCGCTTTCAACCACTTCCCGGATTCCGCGATTTTGCACCGGCGGACTGCGCCGTGCGCAACTATCTTTTCAACGCATGGAAGAAAGTGGCGCACCGTTACGGATTCCTGGAATGGGAGGGCCCCACTGTAGAAGCCACGGAGCTTTATCTTAAAAAGAGCGGGGGCGAACTGCCCACCCAGCTCTTCCGCTTCACGGACCAGGGGGACCGGGACATCACCATCCGCCCGGAACTCACCGCCTCCCTGGGCCGCATCGCAGCCGCCTACCAGCGCGAATACACCAAACCGCTCAAGTGGTTTGAAATCGGTTCATGCTTCCGTTACGAAAAGCCCCAGAAAGGGCGTCTGCGCGAATTCTACCAATTCAATGCGGACATTCTGGGAGAAGCCTCCGCGTGGGCGGATTCCGAACTGATAGCCCTGGCCATTGACTGCATGAGGGAACTGGGCTTTACGCAAAACGACTTCATCGTGCGCGTCTCTGACCGGGAAGCCTGGATCAGGTTTGCTTCGGAACACGGCGTGAAGGAACAGGATATTCCCGCTTTCCTGGGCATTGTGGACAAATTTGAACGCGACCGCCCGGAAGAATGCCAGCGCAAGCTGGACGCCTTCCATATCAGCCGCGACGATCTGGTGGCCTTCATTGAAAACCCGCCCGACGGAGCGTCCGAACGCTATGACATCCTGATGAAAGACCTGACGGCCCGCGGGCTGGACGGCTATGTCAGGCTGGACTTATCCGTAGTGCGCGGGCTGGCCTACTACACCGGCCTGGTTTTTGAAATCTTTGACACACAGCGCAGCCTGCGCGCCGTAGCCGGCGGAGGCCGTTACGACACGCTGGTAGGCGCCCTTTCCAACAACGCAGTGGACATGTCGGCAACCGGCTTTGCCATGGGGGATGCCGTCATCACCCACCTCATTGAACAGACGCCCCATGCCAAAGCGCTGAAAGATGCGGCGCTGGCCTCCGCAGGCTGCGACATCTTCATGGTTCAGGCGTCTGAGAGCCGCCGCGCGGAAGTTCTTGCCATCGCTTCCGCTCTCCGGGACCAGGGATACAGTGTAGACCTTCCCCTCACGCTCACCAAAGTCAACGGACAGCTCCAGAAAGCCGTCAAATCCGGCGCCCGCGCGGCCTTGATCGTGGGAGATGAATTCCCGGGCATGGAACTTCGCGACCTGGGAGCCCGCACCTCATCCTCCGTCGCCATGGACGACCTGTTTGACGCCGTGGCTTCACTCACCGGAAGCAATTGA
- the hypB gene encoding hydrogenase nickel incorporation protein HypB, which yields MDVHVPVLDANDRLAERNRGFFAAKNLLVINVFSSPGSGKTSLLQKTAEMLRGRVRMGVIVGDLATDNDAERLSRADIPVVQITTGTMCHLDARMIAEAMKKMPLDDLDVLIIENVGNLVCPASYDLGEGARVVLLSVTEGEDKPLKYPPMFHSADVALVTKSDLADAVEFNRDAALAALNKVAHHAHVMEVSSKTGEGMEAWCEEIVERARRAREGTIQHHGHHHR from the coding sequence ATGGACGTCCATGTTCCGGTATTGGATGCCAATGACCGGCTGGCTGAGCGCAACAGAGGTTTTTTTGCGGCAAAAAACCTTTTGGTTATCAATGTTTTTTCTTCTCCCGGGTCAGGAAAGACTTCTTTGTTGCAAAAGACGGCGGAGATGCTTCGCGGCCGTGTGCGCATGGGGGTTATCGTAGGGGATTTGGCGACGGATAATGATGCGGAGCGCCTGAGCCGCGCGGATATTCCCGTGGTGCAGATTACAACGGGCACCATGTGCCATCTGGACGCCCGCATGATTGCGGAGGCCATGAAGAAAATGCCTCTGGACGATCTCGACGTGTTGATTATTGAGAATGTGGGCAATCTGGTTTGCCCGGCTTCCTATGACCTGGGGGAAGGCGCGCGCGTGGTGCTGCTTTCCGTGACGGAGGGGGAGGACAAGCCGTTGAAATATCCTCCCATGTTCCATTCTGCGGATGTTGCCCTGGTGACCAAGTCCGATCTGGCGGATGCCGTTGAGTTTAACCGTGACGCCGCCCTGGCCGCCCTGAACAAGGTGGCTCATCATGCGCACGTGATGGAGGTGTCTTCCAAGACCGGCGAGGGAATGGAGGCCTGGTGCGAGGAGATTGTGGAGCGTGCGCGCCGCGCCCGGGAAGGCACGATTCAGCATCATGGCCATCACCACCGTTGA